One Rosa chinensis cultivar Old Blush chromosome 5, RchiOBHm-V2, whole genome shotgun sequence genomic region harbors:
- the LOC112166656 gene encoding 2-succinylbenzoate--CoA ligase, chloroplastic/peroxisomal isoform X1: MGTYSDAHICHCLNLLSTLRRNSVVTVAGNRPKTGKEFVDRVMGLAHGLLQLGLQSGDVVSIAAFNSELYLEWLLAIAYVGAVAAPLNYRWSYEEAVLAMEVVRPAMLVSDDSCVSWYSKLQQNDIPSLRWHVLLDPSSDFVTASIVNVLTTETIRKQSGRDASLDYCWAPEGAVIICFTSGTSGRPKGVAISHSAFIVQSLAKIAVVGYDEEDVYLHTAPLCHIGGLSSALAMLTVGACHVFIPKFDAKSAIEAIGQHNVTSLITVPAMMADLVSTFRGNDTSKCIETVKKILNGGGGLSIELTKAATKLFPKAKLLSAYGMTETCSSLTFMTLYDPKVDQRKSHSVDQTRGICVGKPAPHVELKICADGSSDVGRILTRGPHVMLRYWNGSLANAAAESSSGVWLDTGDIGFIDDYGNVWLIGRANGRIKSGGENIYPEEVERTLLRHPGVTGVVVVGIPDARLTEMLVACVQIRENWRWVNTSTKDSVANQMLHISSEILLRYCKEKNLTGFKIPKKFIVWKKPFPLTTTGKIRRDQMRGEAMLHLQYLISHL; this comes from the exons ATGGGTACTTACTCAGACGCCCACATTTGCCACTGCCTGAACCTCTTATCCACTCTTCGTCGCAACTCCGTGGTCACCGTCGCCGGAAACCGGCCAAAGACCGGCAAGGAGTTCGTGGACCGCGTCATGGGTCTGGCCCATggcctacttcaactgggactCCAGTCCGGTGACGTCGTCTCCATTGCTGCCTTCAACAG TGAGTTGTATTTGGAGTGGTTACTTGCAATTGCATATGTTGGTGCTGTAGCTGCTCCCCTTAATTATAGATGG AGTTATGAAGAGGCAGTTTTGGCAATGGAGGTGGTGAGGCCTGCAATGCTGGTTTCTGATGATAGCTGTGTATCATGGTATTCTAAGCTTCAACAAAATGATATTCCTTCTCTAAGGTGGCATGTTTTGCTGGATCCTTCCTCGGATTTTGTAACGGCTTCGATTGTTAATG TATTAACTACTGAAACAATTAGAAAGCAATCTGGGAGGGATGCATCATTGGATTACTGTTGGGCACCTGAGGGTGCTGTTATCATTTGCTTCACTTCTG GAACCTCAGGAAGGCCAAAGGGGGTTGCCATAAGCCATTCAGCCTTTATAGTACAGTCCCTAGCAAAAATTGCGGTCGTTGGCTACGATGAGGAAGAT GTGTATTTGCATACTGCTCCACTCTGCCACATTGGTGGTTTGTCATCAGCACTAGCAATGCTCACGGTTGGAGCATGCCATGTATTTATACCTAAATTCGATGCTAAATCTGCCATCGAAGCCATAGGACAACACAATGTAACTTCTCTAATCACAGTCCCTGCCATGATGGCCGATTTAGTTTCTACATTCAG GGGAAATGATACATCTAAATGCATAGAGACTGTCAAGAAGATATTAAATGGAGGTGGAGGTTTGTCAATTGAGCTCACCAAAGCTGCCACCAAATTGTTCCCAAAAGCTAAGCTTCTCTCAGCTTATG GGATGACGGAAACGTGCTCTTCACTGACCTTCATGACCCTGTATGACCCGAAAGTCGATCAAAGAAAATCGCACTCAGTAGATCAAACAAGAGGTATTTGTGTTGGCAAGCCTGCTCCTCATGTAGAGTTGAAGATCTGCGCCGATGGGTCTTCTGATGTGGGGAGGATATTAACTAGAGGACCTCATGTGATGCTTAGATACTGGAATGGAAGTCTCGCAAATGCAGCTGCAGAGTCCAGCAGTGGAGTTTGGCTTGACACAGGTGACATTGGATTCATTGATGACTATGGTAACGTATGGCTTATAGGACGAGCAAATGGTCGAATCAAGAGTGGAGGGGAGAACATTTACCCTGAAGAG GTAGAGAGAACCCTATTACGACATCCAGGAGTTACCGGCGTTGTTGTTGTGGGAATTCCAGACGCTCGTCTCACGGAAATGCTTGTTGCTTGTGTTCAAATAAGAGAAAACTGGCGATGGGTGAATACGAGTACCAAAGACTCAGTTGCAAATCAAATGCTTCACATTTCCAGTGAGATCCTTTTGCGATACTGTAAAGAAAAGAATTTGACTGG GTTTAAAATACCAAAGAAGTTCATTGTATGGAAGAAGCCATTTCCGCTCACAACGACTGGAAAAATAAGAAGAGACCAAATGCGGGGAGAAGCTATGTTGCATCTGCAATATTTGATTAGTCATTTATGA
- the LOC112166486 gene encoding uncharacterized protein LOC112166486, with protein MKREMGGSVKLSATITALVMVMVMAMGSEARELRPSDHGLVYTPAGNTSAAPEEAKSFFSGGGGGGGGGGGGGESGGVALPKAMNSNDTSWWEGVNARGRGRDHVRDVLVVVSLICGITGVVLFVASAFVYLLRYRKRKASSLPSS; from the coding sequence ATGAAGAGAGAGATGGGGGGTTCAGTAAAACTCAGCGCAACGATCACGGCgttggtgatggtgatggtgatggcgATGGGATCGGAAGCCCGGGAGCTGCGGCCTTCCGATCACGGCCTGGTGTACACGCCGGCGGGGAACACGTCGGCGGCGCCGGAGGAGGCGAAGTCGTTCTtcagcggaggaggaggaggaggaggaggaggaggagggggaggAGAGTCGGGAGGGGTGGCATTGCCGAAGGCGATGAACTCGAACGACACGTCGTGGTGGGAGGGAGTGAACGCACGTGGGCGGGGGAGGGATCACGTGAGGGACGTGCTGGTTGTGGTGAGCTTGATTTGTGGGATTACAGGTGTCGTTCTCTTTGTGGCCTCCGCTTTTGTTTATCTCTTGAGGTACCGAAAGCGCAAAGCTTCATCCCTTCCTTCTTCCTGA
- the LOC112166656 gene encoding 2-succinylbenzoate--CoA ligase, chloroplastic/peroxisomal isoform X2: MGTYSDAHICHCLNLLSTLRRNSVVTVAGNRPKTGKEFVDRVMGLAHGLLQLGLQSGDVVSIAAFNSELYLEWLLAIAYVGAVAAPLNYRWSYEEAVLAMEVVRPAMLVSDDSCVSWYSKLQQNDIPSLRWHVLLDPSSDFVTASIVNVLTTETIRKQSGRDASLDYCWAPEGAVIICFTSGTSGRPKGVAISHSAFIVQSLAKIAVVGYDEEDVYLHTAPLCHIGGLSSALAMLTVGACHVFIPKFDAKSAIEAIGQHNVTSLITVPAMMADLVSTFRGNDTSKCIETVKKILNGGGGLSIELTKAATKLFPKAKLLSAYGMTETCSSLTFMTLYDPKVDQRKSHSVDQTRGICVGKPAPHVELKICADGSSDVGRILTRGPHVMLRYWNGSLANAAAESSSGVWLDTGDIGFIDDYGNVWLIGRANGRIKSGGENIYPEEVIITHVDYVHKLP; the protein is encoded by the exons ATGGGTACTTACTCAGACGCCCACATTTGCCACTGCCTGAACCTCTTATCCACTCTTCGTCGCAACTCCGTGGTCACCGTCGCCGGAAACCGGCCAAAGACCGGCAAGGAGTTCGTGGACCGCGTCATGGGTCTGGCCCATggcctacttcaactgggactCCAGTCCGGTGACGTCGTCTCCATTGCTGCCTTCAACAG TGAGTTGTATTTGGAGTGGTTACTTGCAATTGCATATGTTGGTGCTGTAGCTGCTCCCCTTAATTATAGATGG AGTTATGAAGAGGCAGTTTTGGCAATGGAGGTGGTGAGGCCTGCAATGCTGGTTTCTGATGATAGCTGTGTATCATGGTATTCTAAGCTTCAACAAAATGATATTCCTTCTCTAAGGTGGCATGTTTTGCTGGATCCTTCCTCGGATTTTGTAACGGCTTCGATTGTTAATG TATTAACTACTGAAACAATTAGAAAGCAATCTGGGAGGGATGCATCATTGGATTACTGTTGGGCACCTGAGGGTGCTGTTATCATTTGCTTCACTTCTG GAACCTCAGGAAGGCCAAAGGGGGTTGCCATAAGCCATTCAGCCTTTATAGTACAGTCCCTAGCAAAAATTGCGGTCGTTGGCTACGATGAGGAAGAT GTGTATTTGCATACTGCTCCACTCTGCCACATTGGTGGTTTGTCATCAGCACTAGCAATGCTCACGGTTGGAGCATGCCATGTATTTATACCTAAATTCGATGCTAAATCTGCCATCGAAGCCATAGGACAACACAATGTAACTTCTCTAATCACAGTCCCTGCCATGATGGCCGATTTAGTTTCTACATTCAG GGGAAATGATACATCTAAATGCATAGAGACTGTCAAGAAGATATTAAATGGAGGTGGAGGTTTGTCAATTGAGCTCACCAAAGCTGCCACCAAATTGTTCCCAAAAGCTAAGCTTCTCTCAGCTTATG GGATGACGGAAACGTGCTCTTCACTGACCTTCATGACCCTGTATGACCCGAAAGTCGATCAAAGAAAATCGCACTCAGTAGATCAAACAAGAGGTATTTGTGTTGGCAAGCCTGCTCCTCATGTAGAGTTGAAGATCTGCGCCGATGGGTCTTCTGATGTGGGGAGGATATTAACTAGAGGACCTCATGTGATGCTTAGATACTGGAATGGAAGTCTCGCAAATGCAGCTGCAGAGTCCAGCAGTGGAGTTTGGCTTGACACAGGTGACATTGGATTCATTGATGACTATGGTAACGTATGGCTTATAGGACGAGCAAATGGTCGAATCAAGAGTGGAGGGGAGAACATTTACCCTGAAGAGGTGATCATCACACACGTTGACTATGTGCACAAGTTACCATGA
- the LOC112166655 gene encoding WPP domain-associated protein, producing the protein MERLKVMDNDVKSCNGGMESLEVMRNGFVSCNGGLVQHNYSVKESENPDVDLLEDLDSYMEDINERLTISRMVSDSVIKGMVNAVTEEAAEKIAQKEQEVTKLKEMLHIYHVGVDENQFSGSLVMLRESRGTQHGLTHMGSKDRMQQPTSLEAVAGHDRIAETLVHLRGTTNEEFKKLKKEIDSIRGRNSMKRISSSSGLGDILQDKVSDRWNVDRTLDSLKTTIESVYQQVEEMVHLSKASVYEWQVEQEFKEKIEGEIEALVMRNCIWSVEENMWDCFSGAKNVNWDGRIKGISSIRDELDAISKSLSVSDNGQLSSHGSLEGEEESSNGKKGAGSYREVLNNLKSASSLPSAITTTATTLSPSASSSSSLWEENGIHDELEINMKEHLDPALLTHMSKDELISHCKNEITKLKRNHELKIRDLTEQHFSHRRELLRERRPSLTIKKNKELDMLRKRISEVISKVDEILVEKGEVAIFLPHTFGSNEESLSSLKDRVESLLSENHQLRDLLEDKKREIKCLSLQVSEAAENLSQHSLAEAKLSKTAGNIKAAMEDARIEALIGEDLFAVIVKEVVDEIKCIAEESQVENSIMHEIYKSKFKEAFHEAEPATRCELEDLNMEFIITQELCGVIFKDALKNAEEKLNELNIKYIEECELRVLQEMDKREKEKQLEVEVANKVRLQQEVLFLGEEREQLARDAAAALANEKERYELAAQEVENLRGEMCQHQKLISESVEESNAAKRDLVEALEQNERHKADICKLEQKLEAALKELRQVEEDRRRLLDVNQEKQNAVSLFEAKERELSEQFESIAVYVSGLLKAFTDFECRVTRDISGKCSRLKSLTSQSHLLKQKADVLVRRGLLYKQRFEKKCSDLEKAEAEVDLLGDEVDTLLNLVEKIYIALDHYSPILQHYPGITEILKLVRRELSAEIRSI; encoded by the exons ATGGAGCGTTTAAAAGTCATGGATAATGATGTTAAATCGTGCAATGGTGGGATGGAGAGTTTAGAGGTCATGCGTAATGGTTTTGTATCATGCAATGGTGGGTTGGTGCAGCATAATTATAGTGTGAAAGAAAGTGAGAATCCGGATGTTGATCTTCTTGAGGATTTGGACTCTTACATGGAAGATATCAACGAACGGTTGACCATATCAAGGATGGTGAGTGACTCGGTCATCAAGGGTATGGTGAATGCAGTAACAGAAGAGGCAGCTGAGAAAATTGCTCAGAAAGAACAAGAGGTGACTAAATTGAAGGAAATGTTACATATTTATCACGTGGGTGTTGATGAGAACCAATTCTCGGGGTCTTTAGTAATGCTCCGAGAGTCAAGAGGTACCCAACACGGACTTACTCATATGGGTAGCAAAGATCGAATGCAGCAGCCTACTTCCCTTGAAGCTGTTGCTGGGCATGATAGAATAGCAGAAACTTTGGTCCACTTAAGAGGGACTACTAATGAGGAATTCAAGAAGctcaaaaaagaaattgatagCATAAGAGGGCGTAATTCAATGAAGAGGATTAGTTCCAGTTCTGGTTTGGGTGACATACTGCAAGATAAAGTATCTGACAGGTGGAATGTGGATAGAACCTTGGATAGTCTAAAGACTACAATAGAAAGTGTCTATCAACAGGTGGAAGAAATGGTTCACTTGTCAAAGGCATCAGTATATGAGTGGCAGGTGGAGCAGgagtttaaagaaaaaattgaaggaGAAATTGAAGCGCTTGTGATGAGGAATTGTATTTGGAGTGTTGAAGAAAACATGTGGGATTGCTTTTCTGGTGCAAAAAATGTGAACTGGGATGGAAGGATCAAAGGGATATCAAGTATACGTGATGAATTAGATGCTATTTCTAAATCACTATCTGTCTCTGACAATGGGCAGCTATCTTCTCATGGATCCTTGGAAGGTGAAGAAGAGAGTAGCAATGGTAAAAAGGGTGCCGGTTCTTACCGCGAGGTATTGAACAATCTTAAATCAGCATCATCATTACCATCAGCAAtaacaacaacagcaacaacatTATCACCATCAGCATCATCATCTTCGTCCCTTTGGGAAGAAAATGGTATACATGATGAGTTAGAAATAAATATGAAAGAACATTTGGATCCTGCCTTGCTTACGCATATGTCAAAAGATGAATTGATAAGCCACTGTAAGAATGAGATTACTAAATTGAAGAGAAACCATGAGTTAAAAATACGAGATCTGACCGAGCAGCATTTCAGCCACAGGAGGGAATTGCTGAGAGAAAGGAGACCCTCTCTAACAATAAAGAAGAATAAGGAGTTGGATATGTTGAGAAAGAGAATATCTGAGGTGATTTCTAAAGTAGATGAAATTCTTGTAGAAAAGGGGGAAGTAGCTATATTTCTTCCTCATACATTTGGCAGCAATGAAGAAAGTCTTAGCAGCTTGAAAGATAGAGTGGAATCACTCCTCTCAGAAAACCACCAACTCAGAGATTTGCTTGAGgataagaagagagaaattAAGTGCCTTTCACTACAAGTTTCTGAAGCTGCAGAGAACCTGTCACAACACTCTCTGGCTGAGGCAAAGTTATCGAAAACAGCTGGAAATATTAAAGCAGCTATGGAAGATGCGCGTATTGAAGCTTTAATTGGTGAAGATTTATTTGCTGTTATTGTCAAGGAAGTGGTGGATGAGATTAAATGCATTGCTGAAGAGTCACAGGTGGAGAATAGTATTATGCATGAAATTTACAAAAGCAAATTCAAAGAAGCTTTTCATGAAGCTGAACCTGCTACCAGATGTGAATTGGAAGATTTGAATATGGAGTTCATCATCACGCAAGAACTATGTGGTGTTATATTCAAAGATGCTTTGAAGAATGCTGAGGAGAAACTCAATGAACTGAACATTAAATATATTGAGGAATGTGAACTTCGGGTTTTGCAGGAGATGGACAAAcgagaaaaggaaaaacaattAGAAGTGGAGGTTGCAAACAAAGTGAGATTACAGCAAGAAGTACTTTTTCTGGGAGAAGAAAGGGAGCAGTTGGCACGAGATGCAGCTGCTGCATTggcaaatgaaaaagaaagatatGAATTAGCTGCTCAAGAGGTTGAAAATTTAAGGGGTGAGATGTGTCAACATCAGAAATTGATTTCAGAAAGCGTTGAAGAGTCCAATGCTGCAAAGCGTGATTTGGTTGAAGCGTTGGAGCAAAATGAAAGACACAAGGCAGACATATGTAAGTTAGAACAAAAACTTGAAGCAGCTCTGAAAGAGTTGAGGCAAGTTGAGGAAGATAGAAGGAGGCTTCTTGATGTCAACCAAGAGAAGCAGAATGCTGTATCTCTGTTCGAAGCAAAAGAAAGGGAGCTTAGTGAACAATTTGAATCAATAGCTGTCTATGTCAGTGGATTATTGAAAGCGTTTACTGATTTCGAATGTAGAGTGACACGAGATATTTCAGGAAAATGTTCGAG GTTGAAAAGTTTGACTTCTCAATCACATTTGCTTAAACAAAAAGCTGATGTACTTGTAAGACGAGGATTGCTGTACAAGCAGAGATTTGAAAAGAAATGTTCTGACCTTGAGAaagctgaagctgag GTTGATCTTTTGGGGGATGAGGTGGACACTCTGTTGAATCTTGTTGAAAAAATATACATTGCCCTTGATCATTATTCACCAATATTGCAGCATTATCCTGGA ATAACTGAGATCTTGAAGCTGGTAAGAAGGGAATTAAGTGCAGAAATTAGATCTATTTGA
- the LOC112203135 gene encoding uncharacterized mitochondrial protein AtMg00810-like has product MIPPPGLRRQGEEHLVCRLHKSLYGLKQASRQWFTKFSVAMQSAGYVQSKADYSLFTRKQGKSFIVLLIYVDDILITGNDSASISALKNFLHSQFRIKDLGNLKYFLGIEVSPSAHGIFISQRKYALEIIKDAGLLGVAPIDTPMERGLKLSDKSELLKDPSRYRRLVGRLIYLTVTRPDITYPVHVLSRFMHEPRKCHMESALRVMRYLKNAPGQGLFFSSESDLSLRAYCDSDWAGCPITRRSTTGYCVFLGPSLVLWRSKRQKTVSLSSAEAEYRAMTRACYELTWLGFLLQDLGVLQSKPALLYCDNKAVLHIAANPVFHERTRHIEMDCHYIRDKIQDGSVVTKFVSSPHQLADVLTKALGKEVFIPMIRKLGVRDIHSPT; this is encoded by the coding sequence ATGATACCTCCTCCGGGTCTTCGGCGACAGGGGGAGGAACACTTGGTTTGTCGCCTTCACAAGTCCTTGTACGGACTGAAGCAAGCATCTCGTCAGTGGTTCACCAAGTTTTCGGTTGCTATGCAATCAGCTGGCTATGTTCAATCAAAAGCAGACTATTCTTTATTCACAAGGAAACAAGGCAAGTCTTTTATTGTTCTTctgatatatgttgatgatattctaATTACTGGGAATGACTCTGCTAGTATTTCTGCACTTAAAAACtttctgcatagtcaatttcgTATTAAAGACCTTGGGaacttgaaatattttcttggcATTGAAGTATCACCTTCTGCCCATGGGATCTTTATTTCCCAGCGGAAATACGCTCTGGAGATCATTAAAGATGCTGGATTGTTAGGTGTAGCTCCAATTGATACTCCCATGGAGCGTGGATTGAAATTATCTGATAAAAGTGAGTTGCTCAAGGATCCATCTCGATACAGGAGGCTAGTTGGGAGGTTGATCTATCTTACGGTTACACGACCTGATATTACCTATCCAGTTCATGTTTTGAGCAGGTTCATGCATGAACCTAGAAAATGTCATATGGAAAGTGCTCTCCGTGTTATGCGATATCTTAAGAATGCACCTGGTCAGGGTTTATTTTTCTCTTCAGAAAGTGATCTCAGTTTGCGAGCTTATTGTGATTCCGATTGGGCAGGTTGCCCGATTACTAGAAGGTCTACTACAGGCTATTGTGTCTTTCTTGGACCCTCTTTGGTTTTATGGAGATCCAAGCGGCAGAAGaccgtctctctctcttcagcAGAGGCAGAGTATAGAGCAATGACGAGGGCTTGCTATGAACTGACTTGGTTGGGATTTCTTCTCCAAGATTTGGGTGTATTGCAATCAAAACCTGCTCTACtatattgtgataataaggcagTGCTGCATATTGCTGCTAATCCTGTTTTTCATGAAAGAACGAGACACATTGAAATGGATTGTCATTACATCAGAGATAAAATTCAAGATGGCTCTGTTGTTACAAAGTTTGTGAGTTCTCCACAtcagttagctgatgttcttactaaagcaTTGGGAAAAGAAGTCTTCATTCCtatgattcgcaagttgggAGTTCGCGacatccactctccaacttga